A window of the Streptomyces griseochromogenes genome harbors these coding sequences:
- a CDS encoding helix-turn-helix transcriptional regulator, whose translation MNRTELADFLRRGRARLDPSDVGLAPGARRRTPGLRREEVASLAGMSADYYTRLEQSRGPRPSRQMLTALARALRLTDDERDHLFHLAGEDPPRREAACAHVRPGLLLVLDRLHDAPALVVTDCGEVLAQNALSRALSGDVLARPPRQRNLVRRFFLDPAGRELFPPQDVPEHARVHVANLRAVAAARPDDPEPAALVAELRSASEEFARLWDEHEVAVRRFATKRFRHPVVGLLELDCEVLLTDDHRHQLVLHTARPGTESYERLQLLRVVGTQDMTPQGAAG comes from the coding sequence GTGAACCGGACCGAACTCGCCGACTTCCTGCGCCGCGGCCGTGCCCGCCTGGACCCCTCCGACGTGGGCCTCGCCCCCGGCGCCCGCCGTCGGACACCCGGCCTGCGCCGGGAGGAGGTCGCGTCGCTCGCGGGCATGTCGGCGGACTACTACACCCGCCTGGAACAGTCCCGGGGCCCGCGCCCCTCCCGCCAGATGCTCACGGCTCTCGCCCGGGCCCTGCGCCTGACGGACGACGAACGGGACCACCTCTTCCATCTGGCCGGCGAGGATCCGCCCCGCCGGGAGGCGGCCTGTGCGCATGTGCGTCCCGGGCTGCTGCTGGTCCTGGACCGGCTGCACGACGCGCCGGCGCTGGTGGTGACGGACTGCGGTGAGGTGCTGGCGCAGAACGCGCTGTCACGGGCGCTGTCGGGAGACGTGCTGGCCCGGCCGCCCCGGCAGCGCAATCTGGTCCGCCGCTTCTTCCTCGACCCGGCGGGACGCGAGCTGTTTCCGCCTCAGGACGTGCCGGAACACGCACGGGTGCACGTGGCGAACCTGCGCGCGGTGGCCGCCGCCCGCCCCGACGACCCGGAGCCGGCCGCGCTGGTGGCCGAACTTCGTTCCGCCAGCGAGGAGTTCGCCCGTCTCTGGGACGAGCACGAGGTGGCGGTACGCCGCTTCGCGACGAAACGCTTCCGGCATCCGGTGGTGGGCCTGCTGGAACTGGACTGCGAGGTCCTGCTCACCGACGACCACCGCCACCAGCTCGTCCTCCACACGGCCCGCCCGGGAACGGAGTCGTACGAACGGCTTCAGCTGCTGAGGGTGGTGGGGACGCAGGACATGACCCCCCAGGGAGCCGCCGGCTAG
- a CDS encoding MFS transporter, translating into MTTARAAAALAEPVERVGRGWTAALALANGAIWVGWFGPLQILLASQAGDFAPGSGMSKETMLAWVTGAGAVVSLLANPFFGALSDRTTARRGRRTPWIVAGTAGGALSLLLLAGAGGPWTMTLGWCLVQLTLNAAFAAVTAAVPDRVPRLQRGAVGGWLGAAQILGVVGGTGLATAAGGIGPGYAACAVFTLVGVAPYVLRHEDLRLAPADRPPWSWRGFLAGFWLSPRRHPDLGWAWLTRFLMNLSNSLVLLYLLYYLRDRLHYADPDRGVLILTAVNGLTLMATVVTGGVWSDRVGRRKPFVVWSGVLMALATAALSGWQTWPGAIVASAVLGIGFGVFTSVDFALMTDVLPKALDRGKDLGVINVANALPQVAAPALAAPIVTYLGGYRVLYLVAAAVGLAGAVLVGRIRGVE; encoded by the coding sequence ATGACCACCGCCCGGGCCGCGGCCGCGCTCGCCGAGCCCGTCGAACGGGTCGGCCGGGGCTGGACCGCGGCGCTGGCGCTGGCCAACGGGGCGATCTGGGTGGGCTGGTTCGGCCCGCTGCAGATCCTGCTGGCCTCCCAGGCGGGGGATTTCGCGCCCGGCTCCGGGATGTCGAAGGAGACGATGCTGGCGTGGGTGACCGGCGCGGGCGCGGTGGTCTCCCTGCTCGCCAACCCCTTCTTCGGCGCCCTGTCGGACCGCACGACCGCCCGCCGGGGCCGCCGTACGCCGTGGATCGTGGCCGGCACGGCGGGCGGCGCGCTCTCGTTGCTGCTGCTCGCGGGCGCGGGCGGGCCGTGGACGATGACGCTCGGCTGGTGCCTGGTGCAGCTCACGCTGAACGCGGCCTTCGCGGCGGTGACCGCGGCCGTGCCCGACCGGGTGCCCCGGCTGCAACGCGGCGCGGTGGGCGGCTGGCTGGGGGCGGCGCAGATCCTGGGCGTGGTCGGCGGCACGGGTCTGGCGACGGCGGCAGGCGGGATCGGGCCCGGCTATGCGGCCTGCGCGGTGTTCACGCTGGTGGGCGTTGCGCCGTACGTGCTGCGCCACGAGGACCTGCGCCTGGCCCCCGCGGACCGGCCGCCCTGGTCGTGGCGGGGCTTCCTGGCGGGCTTCTGGCTGAGTCCGCGCCGCCATCCCGACCTGGGCTGGGCGTGGCTGACCCGGTTCCTGATGAACCTCAGCAACTCGCTGGTGCTGCTGTACCTCCTCTACTACCTGCGGGACCGTCTGCACTACGCCGATCCCGACCGGGGCGTGCTGATCCTGACGGCGGTCAACGGCCTGACCCTGATGGCGACGGTGGTGACCGGCGGCGTCTGGTCGGACCGGGTGGGGCGGCGCAAGCCGTTCGTCGTCTGGTCCGGCGTGCTGATGGCGCTGGCGACGGCGGCGCTGTCCGGCTGGCAGACCTGGCCCGGCGCGATCGTGGCGTCGGCGGTCCTGGGGATCGGTTTCGGCGTGTTCACCTCGGTCGACTTCGCCCTGATGACGGACGTGCTGCCGAAGGCACTGGACCGGGGCAAGGACCTGGGTGTGATCAACGTGGCCAACGCCCTGCCCCAGGTGGCGGCCCCCGCCCTCGCCGCACCGATCGTCACGTACCTCGGCGGCTACCGGGTGCTGTACCTGGTGGCGGCGGCGGTCGGGCTGGCGGGGGCGGTGCTGGTGGGCCGCATCCGGGGCGTGGAGTGA
- the era gene encoding GTPase Era codes for MSVRTQSSEKPAETVHRAGFACFVGRPNAGKSTLTNALVGQKVAITANQPQTTRHTVRGIVHRPDAQLILVDTPGLHKPRTLLGERLNDVVRTTWAEVDVIGFCLPANEKIGPGDRFIAKELAGIKKTPKVAIVTKTDLVDSKTLAEQLIAIDQLGKELGFEWAEIVPVSAVGDKQVGLLADLIVPLLPEGPALYPEGDLTDEPEQVMIAELIREAALEGVRDELPHSIAVVVEEMLPREDRPADRPLLDIHANLYIERPSQKGIIIGPKGKRLKEVGIKSRKHIEALLGTPVFLDLHVKVAKDWQRDPKQLRKLGF; via the coding sequence ATGAGCGTTCGTACCCAGTCATCCGAGAAGCCGGCCGAGACCGTCCACCGCGCCGGCTTCGCCTGCTTCGTGGGCCGGCCCAACGCGGGCAAGTCCACCCTCACGAACGCTCTGGTCGGGCAGAAGGTGGCGATCACCGCGAACCAGCCGCAGACGACGCGGCACACGGTGCGCGGCATCGTGCACCGGCCGGACGCCCAGCTGATCCTGGTGGACACCCCGGGGCTCCACAAGCCGCGCACCCTGCTCGGCGAGAGGCTCAACGACGTCGTACGCACGACGTGGGCCGAGGTCGACGTGATCGGCTTCTGCCTTCCGGCGAACGAGAAGATCGGCCCGGGCGACCGCTTCATCGCCAAGGAACTGGCCGGGATCAAGAAGACCCCGAAGGTCGCCATCGTCACCAAGACCGACCTGGTGGACTCCAAGACCCTTGCCGAGCAGCTGATCGCGATCGACCAGCTGGGCAAGGAGCTGGGCTTCGAGTGGGCGGAGATCGTCCCGGTGTCGGCGGTCGGTGACAAGCAGGTGGGTCTGCTGGCCGACCTGATCGTTCCGCTGCTGCCCGAGGGCCCGGCCCTCTACCCCGAGGGCGACCTCACGGACGAACCCGAGCAGGTCATGATCGCGGAACTCATCCGCGAGGCCGCTCTGGAGGGCGTCCGGGACGAGCTGCCCCACTCCATCGCGGTGGTCGTGGAGGAGATGCTCCCGCGCGAGGACCGCCCCGCGGACCGCCCCCTCCTCGACATCCACGCCAACCTCTACATCGAGCGCCCGAGCCAGAAGGGGATCATCATCGGCCCCAAGGGCAAGCGCCTGAAGGAGGTCGGCATCAAGTCCCGCAAGCACATCGAGGCGCTCCTGGGCACCCCCGTCTTCCTGGACCTCCACGTGAAGGTCGCGAAGGACTGGCAGCGCGACCCGAAGCAGCTGCGCAAGCTCGGTTTCTAG
- a CDS encoding class-II fumarase/aspartase family protein: protein MTSGITSVAEPAATGAASALPVLDEADVGLLSPVRAATPVARAVGDTAWLQAMLDAEAALARAQAALGTVPAEAAKAITQAARAEYFDVPALAHAARETANPVVGLVQALTAVVARIDPEAAEYVHRGSTSQDILDTGAMLVAARALRLVHGDLLRMATALGDLARTHRGTPMAGRTLALHAVPTTFGLKAAGWYRLVRDAAERVERVLDHGLPVSLGGAAGTLAGYLAYGPGSADPAGWETGTSGGGDRAEGNGGARPADGTPAAEARDADYVLHLTRAFAHELGLSYSGLPWHCLRTPMADLAAALAHTTGALGKIALDVQSLARTEVGEVAEPTAAGRGASSAMPHKRNPVLATLMRSAALQVPALSGALTQCMLAEDERSAGAWHAEWQLLRECLRLAGGAAYTGVELARGLTVHPDRMRENLDLTGSQIVTERLAAALAPRLGKAAAKALLTEASAAAERSGRPLGAVLAARPQVTDHLTAAELAVLLDPAAYTGAAGALVDRALGPGIAHS from the coding sequence ATGACGAGTGGCATCACATCGGTGGCGGAACCCGCCGCCACCGGCGCGGCCTCGGCACTCCCCGTCCTCGACGAGGCCGACGTCGGCCTCCTGTCCCCCGTACGGGCCGCCACTCCCGTCGCCCGGGCGGTCGGTGACACGGCCTGGCTGCAGGCCATGCTCGACGCCGAGGCGGCCCTCGCCCGTGCCCAGGCGGCCCTGGGCACCGTCCCGGCCGAGGCGGCGAAAGCGATCACGCAGGCCGCCCGGGCCGAGTACTTCGACGTACCGGCGCTCGCCCATGCGGCCCGGGAGACGGCCAACCCGGTCGTGGGCCTGGTGCAGGCGCTCACCGCGGTGGTGGCGCGCATCGACCCCGAAGCCGCCGAATACGTTCATCGGGGCTCCACCAGCCAGGACATCCTGGACACCGGTGCCATGCTGGTCGCCGCCCGCGCGCTGCGGCTCGTACACGGGGACCTGCTGCGCATGGCCACGGCTCTGGGCGACCTCGCCCGCACCCACCGCGGCACCCCCATGGCCGGCCGCACCCTGGCGCTGCACGCGGTCCCCACCACCTTCGGTCTCAAGGCCGCGGGCTGGTACCGCCTGGTGCGGGACGCCGCGGAGAGAGTGGAACGCGTCCTCGATCACGGCCTCCCGGTGTCCCTCGGCGGAGCAGCGGGAACGCTCGCCGGCTACCTCGCGTACGGACCCGGCTCAGCGGACCCGGCGGGTTGGGAGACGGGCACGAGCGGCGGGGGCGACCGTGCCGAGGGGAACGGTGGCGCTCGCCCGGCGGACGGGACACCCGCCGCCGAGGCGCGGGACGCGGACTACGTGCTCCACCTCACCCGTGCCTTCGCCCACGAACTGGGCCTGTCGTACTCCGGGCTGCCCTGGCACTGCCTGCGCACCCCGATGGCCGACCTCGCGGCAGCGCTGGCTCACACCACGGGGGCACTCGGGAAGATCGCCCTGGACGTCCAGTCCCTGGCCCGTACGGAGGTCGGCGAGGTCGCCGAGCCGACCGCCGCCGGGCGCGGGGCCTCCTCGGCGATGCCGCACAAGCGCAACCCTGTGCTGGCGACGCTGATGCGCTCCGCCGCACTTCAAGTGCCGGCCCTGTCCGGGGCGTTGACCCAGTGCATGCTCGCCGAGGACGAGCGCTCCGCGGGCGCGTGGCACGCGGAGTGGCAACTACTGCGCGAGTGCCTGCGGCTCGCCGGAGGCGCCGCGTACACCGGGGTGGAACTGGCCCGGGGGCTGACGGTGCATCCGGACCGGATGCGCGAGAACCTCGATCTGACGGGCAGTCAGATCGTCACCGAGCGCTTGGCCGCCGCGCTCGCTCCGCGCCTGGGCAAGGCCGCGGCCAAGGCCCTCCTGACCGAGGCGTCGGCGGCGGCGGAGCGCAGCGGCCGCCCCCTCGGCGCGGTGCTTGCCGCGCGCCCGCAGGTCACGGACCACCTGACCGCCGCCGAACTCGCCGTGCTCCTCGACCCCGCTGCCTATACGGGGGCGGCGGGGGCGCTGGTGGACCGGGCACTGGGGCCGGGCATCGCGCACAGCTGA
- a CDS encoding stearoyl-CoA 9-desaturase codes for MPSTPTASVLLDRTDATDPRESMRALPRFLQYPLTVFTGKPLVGQRAFRWWTPGYHLFQAVLAPVLGVALGMAAWTLSGPWLLLLLPGWAITLHGMRNLRMLIFHQCSHRNMFRRRRLDTVIGGAIASLLIVQHFQRYSQEHVSDHHAVHHMTLRDPTVQAFLLTLDVHPGMTRAQMYRRVVRKLCSPLFHAEFAWGRMRSFWHGSMPGEKITALALYGGTLTLTVATGTWPAFLVIWCVPLFPLFQVSNVLRLCCKHTFPAPDVKVRRGKEYFGSLTNAVFLGEAAPSADLRGPVRAKAWTRWLLRMTFVHAPIRFCVITADTPTHDYHHRYPSKKEWANYLFTRQHDLEDGSPGGWPPYTSCWGLGNAIGAVFDSLSAADPEEFDVRRIREVSKRELFAAFDD; via the coding sequence ATGCCCTCCACACCCACCGCTTCCGTCCTGCTGGACCGGACGGATGCCACAGATCCGCGGGAGTCGATGCGGGCGCTGCCCCGTTTCCTGCAGTACCCGCTGACCGTCTTCACCGGGAAACCACTCGTCGGCCAGCGGGCATTCCGCTGGTGGACGCCCGGCTACCACCTGTTCCAGGCCGTCCTCGCCCCCGTGCTCGGAGTGGCGCTCGGCATGGCCGCGTGGACGCTGTCGGGCCCCTGGCTTCTGCTGCTCCTGCCCGGCTGGGCGATCACCCTGCACGGCATGCGCAACCTGCGGATGCTGATCTTCCACCAGTGCTCGCACCGCAATATGTTCCGTCGGCGCAGGCTGGACACGGTGATCGGCGGGGCCATCGCGTCGCTGCTGATCGTGCAGCACTTCCAGCGCTACAGCCAGGAGCACGTCAGCGACCACCATGCCGTGCACCACATGACGCTGCGCGACCCCACGGTGCAGGCCTTCCTCCTCACCCTCGACGTGCACCCGGGGATGACCCGCGCCCAGATGTACCGCAGGGTCGTTCGCAAGCTGTGCTCACCGCTGTTCCACGCGGAGTTCGCCTGGGGCCGTATGCGCTCCTTCTGGCACGGATCGATGCCCGGAGAGAAGATCACGGCACTCGCGCTCTACGGTGGCACGCTCACCTTGACCGTCGCGACCGGTACCTGGCCCGCGTTCCTGGTGATCTGGTGCGTACCGCTCTTTCCGTTGTTCCAGGTGAGCAACGTCCTCCGCCTGTGCTGCAAGCACACGTTCCCCGCTCCTGACGTGAAGGTGCGGCGCGGCAAGGAGTATTTCGGCTCCCTGACCAACGCCGTCTTCCTCGGCGAGGCGGCGCCCTCGGCTGACCTGCGGGGCCCGGTGCGTGCGAAGGCGTGGACCAGGTGGCTGCTGCGCATGACGTTCGTGCACGCGCCGATCCGCTTCTGCGTCATCACCGCCGACACACCGACGCACGACTACCATCACCGCTATCCGTCGAAGAAGGAGTGGGCGAACTATCTCTTCACCCGCCAGCACGACCTGGAGGACGGCAGCCCCGGCGGCTGGCCCCCGTACACCAGCTGCTGGGGCCTGGGCAACGCCATCGGCGCGGTCTTCGACTCCCTGTCGGCCGCGGACCCGGAGGAGTTCGACGTGCGCCGCATCCGAGAGGTGAGCAAGCGGGAACTCTTCGCGGCCTTCGACGACTGA
- a CDS encoding FAD/NAD(P)-binding protein, protein MNRATTSLCLIGAGPRGLSVLERLCARLRTDRPAADVIVHVVDPYPPGAGQVWRTDQPLDLLMNTVASQVTLFTDDSVRVDGPLEPGPSLYEWARFVTLMGPFEDGVFAEAVLAEAARLGPDDYPTRALYGHYLAWVFRRVAGRAPEGVGVRVHRSRAVALDDTDGGTHQRVRLEDGTVLDGLDAVVLSQGHVAARPTSQDRELAAFSARFGLVHHAPANPADVDHSAARPGEPVLLRGLGLNFFDHMALLTSGRGGRFERRGGTLVYLPSGREPLLCAGSRRGVPHHARGENEKGAHGRYYPRLLTPDTIARLRRHGAEHGGLDFRRDLWPLISREVEAVYYEALVTAAGQPARARALAARLLAAPPAEHPELLTEAGVEPDERWDWARVHHPYGAREFSDEDAWRTWLEEYLERDVAAARAGNVSGPLKAALDVFRDLRNEVRLLVDHQGLRGRSHHDDLDRWYTPLNAFLSIGPPAVRIEQMLALIRAGILRIAGPGARVHADARTGAFVMESDVPGARFSGSVLVEARLPEPDLRTADDPLLRHLLDTGQCTSHRVPDPDDADHVTGGLAVTERPYRVRDAQGRPHPRRFAHGVPTEGVHWVTAAGIRPGVDSVTLGDSDAIAAALVSVIGSPAAIRAKEAMA, encoded by the coding sequence GTGAACCGCGCCACCACGTCGCTCTGTCTCATCGGGGCCGGCCCGCGCGGCTTGTCCGTACTCGAACGGCTCTGCGCCCGGCTGCGCACGGACCGGCCCGCGGCAGACGTCATCGTGCATGTCGTCGACCCGTACCCGCCAGGTGCCGGACAGGTATGGCGCACGGACCAGCCGCTCGACCTCCTGATGAACACCGTCGCCTCCCAGGTCACCCTCTTCACCGACGACAGCGTGCGCGTCGACGGCCCTCTCGAACCCGGGCCCAGCCTCTACGAGTGGGCGCGCTTCGTGACCTTGATGGGACCGTTCGAGGACGGCGTCTTCGCCGAGGCCGTGCTCGCCGAGGCCGCCCGGCTCGGCCCCGACGACTACCCGACGCGCGCCCTGTACGGGCACTACCTCGCCTGGGTGTTCCGGCGAGTGGCGGGCCGGGCGCCGGAAGGTGTCGGCGTCCGCGTGCACCGCAGTCGCGCGGTCGCCCTCGACGACACGGACGGCGGTACCCACCAGCGCGTGCGCCTGGAGGACGGTACGGTGCTCGACGGTCTCGACGCCGTGGTGCTCAGCCAGGGACACGTGGCCGCCCGGCCGACGTCGCAGGACCGTGAACTGGCCGCCTTTTCCGCCCGGTTCGGGCTCGTGCACCACGCTCCGGCCAACCCGGCCGACGTCGACCACAGCGCCGCACGCCCTGGCGAGCCCGTACTGCTGCGCGGGCTCGGCCTGAACTTCTTCGACCACATGGCGCTGCTCACCAGCGGCCGCGGCGGACGCTTCGAGCGGCGCGGCGGGACGCTCGTCTACCTGCCCTCCGGCCGTGAGCCACTGCTGTGCGCGGGGTCTCGACGGGGCGTGCCGCACCACGCGCGCGGAGAGAACGAGAAGGGCGCGCACGGCCGCTATTACCCGCGCCTGCTCACCCCCGACACCATCGCCCGGCTGCGGCGGCACGGAGCCGAGCACGGCGGCCTGGACTTCCGGCGCGACCTGTGGCCGCTGATCTCCCGGGAGGTCGAGGCGGTCTATTACGAGGCGCTGGTCACCGCCGCCGGGCAGCCCGCGCGAGCCCGCGCGCTCGCCGCGCGTCTGCTCGCGGCCCCGCCCGCGGAGCACCCCGAGCTGCTCACCGAGGCCGGCGTGGAACCGGACGAACGATGGGACTGGGCGCGCGTCCACCACCCCTACGGGGCAAGGGAGTTCAGCGACGAGGACGCCTGGCGGACCTGGCTGGAGGAGTACCTGGAACGGGACGTGGCCGCGGCGCGCGCGGGAAATGTCAGCGGTCCGCTCAAGGCGGCGCTGGACGTGTTCCGGGACCTGCGCAACGAGGTCCGGCTGCTCGTCGACCACCAGGGACTGCGAGGCCGTTCGCATCACGACGACCTGGACCGCTGGTACACCCCGCTGAACGCGTTCCTGTCGATCGGACCGCCCGCCGTTCGCATCGAGCAGATGCTCGCCCTGATCCGCGCCGGCATCCTCCGGATCGCGGGCCCCGGGGCGCGGGTGCACGCCGACGCGCGGACGGGTGCCTTCGTCATGGAGTCCGACGTCCCCGGCGCCCGCTTCTCCGGTTCGGTCCTCGTCGAGGCCCGGCTGCCGGAGCCGGACCTGCGCACGGCCGACGACCCGTTGCTGCGCCACCTGCTGGACACCGGGCAATGCACCTCGCACCGCGTACCCGACCCCGACGACGCCGATCACGTCACCGGCGGGCTCGCCGTGACCGAGCGGCCCTACCGCGTACGGGACGCTCAGGGCCGTCCCCACCCACGCCGCTTCGCCCACGGCGTGCCCACGGAGGGCGTGCACTGGGTCACCGCCGCCGGTATCCGGCCCGGCGTGGACTCGGTGACCCTCGGCGACTCCGATGCCATCGCGGCCGCCCTGGTGTCCGTGATCGGCTCGCCCGCTGCGATCCGAGCGAAAGAGGCAATGGCATGA
- a CDS encoding NAD-dependent epimerase/dehydratase family protein, translating into MLTLVTGTTGQVGRRFVPRLLAQARAGERVRVLVRDAARGERFAELGAEVVLGDLRDEEALGRAVAGADAVVNVAASFRGVPDEEAWAVNRDAAVALGRAALASGVRRFVQVSTGLVYGVGRGRPMTEDDGIRPGGEMWGAYPESKAEAERELLALDGMEVRIGRLPFVYGEGDPHLAQSLRWAAHWAAAQRLQMGHHADVAQGLLRLLHAPAVSGPVYNIADDAPVTAVDLHRLNGAEVPAELYSRTDPDPWSGVMSTERIRRDLGFRPLFPTVWAARDAGAL; encoded by the coding sequence ATGCTGACACTGGTGACCGGTACGACGGGGCAGGTCGGCCGGCGGTTCGTGCCGAGGCTGCTGGCACAGGCACGAGCGGGGGAGCGCGTGCGGGTGCTGGTGCGCGACGCGGCCCGCGGGGAGCGGTTCGCGGAGCTGGGCGCCGAGGTCGTGCTCGGGGACCTGCGGGACGAGGAGGCGCTCGGCAGGGCGGTGGCCGGAGCGGACGCCGTCGTGAACGTCGCGGCGTCCTTCCGCGGGGTACCGGACGAGGAGGCGTGGGCCGTCAACCGGGACGCCGCGGTGGCACTCGGCCGCGCCGCGCTGGCCTCCGGCGTGCGGCGCTTCGTACAGGTCAGCACGGGGCTCGTGTACGGCGTCGGGCGGGGCCGCCCGATGACCGAGGACGACGGGATCCGGCCCGGCGGCGAGATGTGGGGCGCCTACCCCGAGTCCAAGGCCGAGGCCGAGCGGGAACTCCTCGCGCTGGACGGCATGGAGGTGCGGATCGGCCGGCTGCCCTTCGTGTACGGCGAGGGCGACCCGCACCTCGCCCAGTCCCTGCGCTGGGCCGCGCACTGGGCGGCGGCCCAGCGGCTGCAGATGGGCCACCACGCGGACGTCGCCCAGGGGCTGCTGCGCCTCCTGCACGCGCCCGCGGTGAGCGGACCGGTCTACAACATCGCCGACGACGCCCCGGTGACGGCGGTCGACCTGCACCGGCTCAACGGCGCCGAGGTGCCCGCCGAGCTGTACTCCCGGACCGATCCCGATCCCTGGTCCGGCGTCATGTCCACCGAGCGGATCCGCAGGGACCTCGGCTTCCGACCCCTCTTCCCCACCGTCTGGGCGGCCCGGGACGCCGGTGCCCTGTAG
- a CDS encoding ATP-grasp domain-containing protein, whose amino-acid sequence MRLLLIGYNDTALAALDGCRPAGSVTLIEEEDLWHAKKLEPRAAAHPCLGTVRFARYQQDEQFLEVAAELGPFDAVVAGLEYAVLAAAQAAEALGVAGAGPEAAAILRDKLLLREATAAAGMPGPAFREIRSAADIAAFADGGPCVVKPAGRQASLGVVLLDRGDDVERAWRYCTEADEGRQLARRPMRWRYLVEERLTGQEFSTEALVHDGAVVFCNVTRKYTLPGPSPVETGHTVGPQDEQWRRAVERLVAAVGYGSGILHAEWMLTDAGPQLIECAARPPGDRIMDLIDLAYGINVHDRWIGMLLGEEQPPFPEPVRAAAVRFLSAPGAGVIDQVHGAEAARALPGVHRLDLSRGPGDAVGDVRSSWDRLGLVLTTGATPDEAEQRADAALASVAVTLRGEELTP is encoded by the coding sequence ATGCGCCTGCTGCTCATCGGCTACAACGACACCGCGCTGGCCGCCCTCGACGGCTGCCGCCCCGCGGGCAGCGTCACCCTCATCGAGGAGGAGGACCTGTGGCACGCCAAGAAGCTGGAGCCCAGGGCCGCCGCGCACCCCTGCCTCGGCACGGTACGGTTCGCCCGCTACCAGCAGGACGAGCAGTTCCTCGAAGTGGCCGCCGAGCTGGGTCCGTTCGACGCGGTGGTGGCAGGCCTCGAGTACGCGGTCCTCGCGGCCGCGCAGGCCGCCGAGGCGCTCGGCGTGGCCGGGGCGGGCCCGGAGGCGGCGGCGATCCTCCGGGACAAGCTGCTGCTGCGCGAGGCCACGGCCGCGGCCGGCATGCCGGGGCCCGCCTTCCGGGAGATACGCTCCGCTGCCGATATCGCCGCGTTCGCCGACGGCGGCCCCTGTGTGGTCAAACCGGCCGGGCGGCAGGCGAGCCTGGGTGTCGTCCTGCTCGACCGAGGGGACGACGTGGAGCGGGCCTGGCGGTACTGCACCGAGGCGGACGAGGGCCGGCAGCTGGCCCGCCGCCCCATGCGATGGCGCTATCTGGTCGAAGAGCGCCTGACGGGCCAGGAGTTCAGCACCGAAGCCCTGGTGCACGACGGCGCGGTGGTGTTCTGCAACGTGACCCGCAAGTACACCTTGCCCGGCCCCAGCCCCGTCGAGACCGGGCACACCGTGGGACCGCAGGACGAACAGTGGCGCCGCGCCGTGGAACGGCTGGTGGCCGCGGTCGGGTACGGCAGCGGCATCCTGCACGCCGAGTGGATGCTCACGGACGCGGGCCCGCAGCTCATCGAGTGCGCCGCGCGGCCGCCCGGCGATCGCATCATGGATCTGATCGACCTGGCGTACGGGATCAACGTCCACGACCGGTGGATCGGCATGCTCCTCGGCGAGGAACAACCCCCCTTCCCCGAGCCTGTCCGCGCGGCCGCCGTGCGCTTCCTGTCCGCCCCCGGCGCAGGTGTCATCGACCAGGTCCACGGTGCCGAAGCCGCCCGCGCACTGCCCGGCGTGCACCGCCTCGACCTGAGCCGTGGCCCCGGGGACGCCGTGGGCGACGTACGTTCGTCGTGGGACCGGCTCGGCCTGGTCCTCACCACGGGCGCCACCCCGGACGAGGCCGAGCAGCGGGCCGACGCCGCCCTCGCCTCCGTCGCCGTGACCCTGCGCGGCGAGGAGCTCACCCCGTGA